One stretch of Arachis hypogaea cultivar Tifrunner chromosome 20, arahy.Tifrunner.gnm2.J5K5, whole genome shotgun sequence DNA includes these proteins:
- the LOC112783274 gene encoding CDPK-related kinase 6: MGHCCSKSIAVDNEGAAANHHVKPPHVSPAPVAVGNNSVSGVSDASTATPGRSTPANSFSTSPFTSPLPPGVASSPAAKTPGRKFRWPLPPPSPAKPIMAALLRRQGKTKPKDGPIPEEQGEGGGGGAGAEGGERSLDKSFGYFKNFGAKFELGKEVGRGHFGHTCWAKGKKGDLKGQSVAVKIISKAKMTSAIAIEDVRREVKMLKALSGHKNLVKFHDAFEDVNNVYIVMELCEGGELLDRILDRGGRYTEDDAKVILLQILDVVAFCHLQGVVHRDLKPENFLFLSKQEDALMKAIDFGLSDFVRPDQRLNDIVGSAYYVAPEVLHRSYSVEADLWSIGVISYILLCGSRPFWARTESGIFRSVLRANPNFDDTPWPSISPEAKDFVKRLLNKDHRKRMTAAQALTHPWLRNENVPIPLDILIYKLVKSYVRASPLKRAALKALSKALTEDELIYLRAQFSLLEPKDGYVSLDNFRGALMKNSTDAMKESRVPEILHLMEALSYKNMDFEEFCAAAISVYQLEVHPDWDNMATTAFEHFEEAGNRVISVEELAQEMSLGPSAYALMGDWIRKSDGKLSFVGFTKFLHGVTLRSSNTRHHRPVV, encoded by the exons ATGGGCCATTGCTGCAGCAAGAGCATCGCTGTCGACAACGAGGGCGCCGCCGCCAATCACCACGTCAAACCGCCGCATGTCTCGCCGGCGCCGGTAGCAGTAGGGAACAACTCCGTGTCTGGCGTCAGCGATGCTTCGACGGCCACTCCCGGGAGGAGTACTCCGGCGAACTCTTTCTCGACAAGCCCCTTCACAAGTCCGCTTCCGCCGGGGGTGGCGTCGTCGCCGGCGGCGAAGACGCCAGGGCGAAAATTCCGTTGGCCGCTGCCTCCCCCGTCACCGGCGAAGCCGATTATGGCGGCACTGCTGCGGAGGCAGGGGAAGACGAAGCCAAAAGACGGTCCCATACCGGAGGAGCAAGGTGAAGGGGGTGGTGGCGGTGCCGGCGCAGAAGGTGGAGAGCGGTCCCTTGATAAGAGCTTTGGTTATTTTAAGAACTTTGGTGCGAAGTTCGAGCTAGGAAAGGAAGTGGGTCGAGGGCATTTTGGTCATACTTGCTGGGCTAAAGGGAAGAAGGGTGACCTTAAGGGTCAATCAGTTGCCGttaaaatcatatccaaagcTAAG ATGACTTCAGCAATAGCAATTGAAGATGTTAGGAGGGAGGTGAAAATGTTGAAGGCCTTATCTGGTCATAAAAATTTGGTCAAGTTTCATGATGCATTTGAGGATGTCAATAATGTCTACATAGTAATGGA GTTGTGTGAGGGTGGAGAACTACTTGACAGAATTCTAGATAG AGGGGGAAGATACACAGAAGATGATGCGAAAGTTATTCTTTTACAAATTTTAGATGTAGTTGCCTTTTGCCATCTCCAAGGAGTTGTACATCGTGATCTAAAACCGGAG AATTTCCTTTTTCTCTCAAAACAAGAGGATGCTTTGATGAAAGCCATTGATTTTGGTCTATCTGATTTTGTTAGACCAG ATCAACGCCTCAATGATATTGTTGGCAGTGCCTACTATGTCGCACCTGAAGTGCTGCATAGATCTTACAGTGTTGAGGCAGACCTATGGAGTATTGGAGTTATATCGTACATATTGTTATGTGGAAGTAGACCATTTTGGGCACGCACTGAATCAGGAATATTCCGGTCTGTGTTACGAGCAAATCCTAACTTTGACGATACACCTTGGCCATCAATATCACCAGAAGCTAAAGACTTTGTTAAGAGACTATTGAACAAGGACCACAGGAAAAGGATGACTGCTGCCCAAGCTCTAA CTCATCCGTGGTTGAGGAATGAAAACGTTCCCATTCCTTTAGATATTTTGATTTACAAGTTAGTCAAGTCATATGTGCGTGCCTCACCTTTGAAGCGTGCAGCATTGAAG GCTCTCTCAAAAGCATTGACAGAAGACGAACTTATCTACCTTAGAGCGCAGTTTAGCCTATTGGAACCAAAAGACGGCTATGTTTCACTCGATAATTTTAGAGGG GCTCTTATGAAAAATTCAACTGATGCCATGAAGGAATCAAGGGTCCCTGAGATTTTACATTTG ATGGAGGCACTCTCATATAAAAATATGGACTTCGAAGAGTTCTGCGCCGCTGCAATCAGTGTATACCAGCTGGAGGTTCATCCGGATTGGGACAACATGGCTACCACAGCGTTTGAGCATTTTGAAGAGGCGGGGAACCGAGTTATTTCAGTAGAGGAGTTGGCACAG GAGATGAGTTTGGGACCTTCAGCTTATGCTCTAATGGGTGATTGGATCCGAAAATCCGATGGAAAACTCAGCTTCGTCGGATTCACAAAGTTTTTGCACGGCGTGACGCTTCGCAGTTCAAACACGAGACATCACAGACCGGTAGTATAG